The following coding sequences lie in one Arthrobacter sp. PGP41 genomic window:
- a CDS encoding DUF6314 family protein produces the protein MNHPSPEFQLRAYLLGPAGPSRATGTAEAGRWAVQRDLLDRAEGTRGTFSGVVHFVPTDDDGLALREEGTMRWPSFTGPASREYLLKNTARPDALDVFFPDGRPFHTMSFTPETNLDQHWCDPDTYRVAYAYGDADRFSYTWDVKGPKKDLLLASHLVRIPGGAA, from the coding sequence TTGAACCATCCTTCCCCGGAGTTCCAGCTTCGCGCCTACCTCCTTGGCCCCGCCGGGCCCAGCCGCGCCACGGGCACTGCAGAGGCCGGACGGTGGGCCGTCCAGCGGGACCTGCTGGACCGCGCGGAGGGCACCCGCGGCACCTTTTCCGGCGTCGTGCATTTTGTTCCCACGGACGACGACGGCCTGGCCCTTCGCGAGGAAGGCACCATGCGCTGGCCATCCTTTACAGGCCCCGCCTCCCGGGAATACCTGCTGAAAAACACAGCCCGCCCGGATGCACTGGATGTTTTCTTCCCGGACGGCCGCCCCTTCCACACCATGAGCTTCACGCCGGAGACCAACCTGGACCAGCACTGGTGCGACCCCGACACCTACCGCGTCGCCTACGCCTACGGGGACGCCGACAGGTTCAGCTACACCTGGGACGTGAAGGGCCCGAAGAAGGACCTGCTGCTGGCCTCGCATCTGGTCCGGATCCCAGGCGGTGCCGCATGA
- a CDS encoding DUF998 domain-containing protein has translation MSSAPSAAPAFAFIPDTTSTRQYIGAWSVLSVLQYFAAEAAAVGAWAGPTAYDLRTGYISDLGALNCGIYDGRHVCSPLNWLMNASFVVQGLGMLLGAVLLTSGLLCVAARADLRVQPRRRPWMAAVWVRILTGAAGAGTVIVGLVPEDAGSSWHFVGALVYFLAGAGALLVLGVLWLRKTAFAWFILACGAVSSAALATGGLTRMDVPEPGTLERLMGYPVTVGMATAGLVIAHRVHRHRKEVRGMAAVN, from the coding sequence ATGAGTTCAGCGCCGTCCGCCGCCCCAGCCTTCGCCTTTATTCCGGACACCACCTCCACACGGCAGTACATCGGCGCGTGGTCGGTCCTGAGCGTGCTGCAGTATTTCGCGGCGGAAGCGGCAGCGGTCGGAGCGTGGGCAGGACCCACTGCCTACGACCTCCGGACCGGCTATATCAGCGACCTGGGGGCACTGAACTGCGGGATCTATGACGGCCGCCACGTGTGTTCCCCGCTGAACTGGCTGATGAACGCCTCGTTCGTGGTCCAAGGCCTGGGAATGCTGCTGGGTGCTGTCCTGCTGACGTCCGGGCTGCTGTGCGTGGCGGCCCGGGCGGACCTGCGGGTGCAGCCGCGGCGGCGGCCCTGGATGGCGGCTGTCTGGGTGCGGATCCTGACAGGGGCTGCCGGGGCCGGCACTGTAATTGTTGGACTGGTGCCGGAGGATGCGGGCTCAAGCTGGCACTTCGTGGGCGCCCTGGTGTACTTCCTCGCCGGGGCGGGCGCGCTGTTGGTGCTGGGAGTCCTTTGGCTGCGGAAGACAGCTTTCGCCTGGTTCATCCTGGCCTGCGGTGCTGTTTCTTCCGCTGCCCTGGCGACCGGTGGGCTGACGCGCATGGATGTGCCGGAGCCGGGCACGCTGGAGCGGCTGATGGGCTACCCGGTCACGGTGGGCATGGCCACCGCAGGCTTGGTCATCGCGCACCGTGTGCACCGGCACCGCAAGGAGGTCCGGGGCATGGCTGCGGTCAACTAG
- a CDS encoding inositol monophosphatase family protein, translating to MTIGRHSAVELDPSLDDYQLAAALVREAGQLALLMRMAGLQSQQKTSISDVVTAADHAAEAYVLEQLQRCRPQDGILGEEGASVQGSSGRTWVIDPVDGTYNFLHGSTYWCSAIALKDQSGVVLGAIFQPEEDKLWLGGRSHPATLNGEQLTVFHDNRGERNAAAVAELGAATYIHPSWLMDPLCAMPWHAAATSAAALRMLGSGSCDLGRVADGQIGCWFQHSCPEWDWLPGKAIVRAAGGAVDTVRVNGLEWFMAGGTTAVRELRAALESGSVA from the coding sequence ATGACCATTGGCCGGCACAGCGCTGTTGAACTTGACCCTTCACTTGACGACTACCAGCTTGCAGCCGCCTTGGTGCGTGAAGCCGGCCAATTGGCGCTTCTCATGCGGATGGCAGGCCTGCAGTCACAGCAGAAGACCTCCATCTCGGACGTCGTGACGGCGGCCGACCATGCAGCGGAAGCCTATGTCCTGGAGCAGCTCCAGCGCTGCCGGCCGCAGGACGGAATCCTGGGTGAGGAAGGCGCGTCGGTGCAGGGCAGCAGCGGCCGGACCTGGGTGATTGATCCCGTGGACGGCACCTACAACTTCCTGCACGGGTCCACCTACTGGTGCTCGGCCATCGCCCTGAAAGACCAGTCGGGCGTGGTGCTGGGCGCCATCTTCCAGCCGGAGGAGGACAAGCTCTGGCTGGGGGGACGGTCGCACCCCGCCACCCTGAACGGCGAACAGCTGACGGTTTTCCACGACAACAGGGGAGAGCGGAACGCGGCCGCCGTTGCCGAGCTTGGGGCGGCCACCTATATCCATCCCAGCTGGCTGATGGACCCCCTCTGCGCCATGCCCTGGCATGCGGCCGCAACGTCGGCCGCCGCACTGCGGATGCTCGGCTCCGGCTCCTGCGACCTGGGCCGGGTGGCGGATGGGCAGATCGGTTGCTGGTTCCAGCACAGCTGCCCGGAATGGGACTGGCTGCCCGGCAAGGCGATTGTGCGGGCCGCCGGTGGTGCTGTGGACACCGTGCGCGTGAACGGGCTGGAATGGTTCATGGCAGGAGGCACGACGGCGGTACGCGAGTTGCGTGCCGCCCTTGAGTCAGGTTCGGTGGCCTAG
- the pcrA gene encoding DNA helicase PcrA, whose product MLFDPYSDGPFKAASAAASRTKSRPDGATAAGPGGSAPWENRPGAGLAGSNHGPDAQHGEGHRHGDRRPDAAQLLEGLNPQQEEAVKHVGPALLIVAGAGSGKTRVLSNRIAYLIATGRAHHGEILAITFTNKAAAEMRERIEKLVGGRAKIMWISTFHSSCVRILRQEAANVGLKSNFSIYDSADSLRLITQVSKALDLDPKKFAPKAIQHKISALKNELIDADSYASAANYNDPFEQAVADVFKGYTQRLRQANAMDFDDLIAETVYMFRAFPALAESYRRRFRHVLVDEYQDTNHAQYALVREIVGEGPGASELTVVGDSDQSIYAFRGADIRNIVEFEKDYPEARTIKLEQNYRSTQNILSAANSVISRNPNRPEKRLWTAEGDGHKIIGYVGENEHDEAQFIAKEIDRLQDEDNLRPGDVAIFYRTNAQSRSIEDVLVRVGLPYKVVGGTRFYERKEIKDALAYLRVLVNPDDDVNLRRVLNEPKRGIGDRAEGAVAALAQRERTSFMDAARRADQAPGMATRSVNAVLGFVKLLDDLAEVAAGSGAAAALEAVLEQTGYLAALRSSTDPQDESRVENLAELVAVVREYEQENPEGSLSAFLEQVSLVADADQIPDAPGADIDAAVAEAKRLGVVTLMTLHTAKGLEFPVVFLTGMEHGLFPHQRSATDPKELAEERRLAYVGLTRARKRLYVTRSEVRSMWGQSQYNPASQFLEEIPAELLEWKREGTSRQGGWGSSGSIGSSRYSGSFWGAGTARGASADASAGFNADVPAAIARNRVQPQKEIVAVNVGDKVNHTSFGNGTVLALEGAGDKTVAKVKFDVGEKRLLLRYAPLTKLDA is encoded by the coding sequence ATGTTGTTTGACCCGTACTCTGACGGACCGTTCAAGGCCGCTTCCGCAGCGGCTTCCCGCACCAAGTCGCGCCCTGACGGCGCTACGGCGGCTGGTCCTGGCGGTTCTGCGCCCTGGGAGAACCGGCCAGGTGCGGGCCTTGCGGGCAGCAATCACGGGCCTGATGCTCAGCACGGGGAGGGGCATCGCCACGGCGATCGCAGGCCGGACGCAGCCCAGCTCCTGGAGGGGTTGAACCCGCAGCAGGAAGAAGCGGTCAAACACGTCGGGCCCGCCCTGCTGATCGTGGCCGGCGCCGGTTCGGGCAAGACCCGTGTGCTTAGCAACAGGATCGCCTACCTGATCGCCACCGGACGTGCCCACCACGGAGAAATCCTGGCCATCACCTTCACGAACAAGGCCGCGGCGGAAATGCGGGAACGCATCGAAAAGCTCGTGGGCGGACGTGCCAAGATCATGTGGATTTCCACTTTCCATTCATCCTGCGTCCGCATCCTTCGGCAAGAGGCGGCCAACGTTGGCCTCAAGTCGAACTTCTCCATCTACGACTCCGCGGACTCGCTCCGGCTCATCACGCAGGTATCCAAAGCCCTGGACCTGGATCCCAAGAAGTTCGCGCCCAAGGCCATCCAGCACAAGATTTCCGCCTTGAAGAACGAACTCATCGATGCTGACTCGTACGCCTCTGCGGCGAACTACAACGATCCTTTCGAGCAGGCCGTAGCCGACGTCTTCAAGGGCTATACCCAGCGGCTGCGCCAGGCGAACGCCATGGACTTTGACGATCTCATCGCGGAGACCGTCTACATGTTCCGGGCTTTCCCCGCACTTGCTGAGTCCTACCGCCGCCGGTTCAGGCATGTGCTTGTGGACGAATACCAGGACACCAACCATGCCCAGTACGCCCTGGTCCGGGAAATCGTGGGGGAAGGTCCGGGCGCGTCAGAGCTGACGGTCGTGGGTGATTCCGATCAGTCCATCTACGCATTCCGTGGCGCCGACATCCGCAACATCGTGGAATTCGAAAAGGACTATCCCGAGGCCCGGACCATCAAGCTGGAGCAGAATTACCGTTCCACCCAGAACATTCTCAGCGCAGCGAACTCCGTCATCTCAAGGAATCCGAACCGTCCCGAGAAGCGGCTGTGGACTGCCGAGGGGGACGGCCACAAGATCATCGGTTACGTGGGCGAGAACGAGCACGATGAAGCCCAGTTCATTGCCAAGGAGATCGACCGGCTCCAGGACGAAGACAACCTCCGTCCCGGCGATGTCGCCATTTTCTACCGCACCAATGCCCAGTCCCGCTCCATCGAAGACGTTCTGGTCCGCGTGGGCCTGCCCTACAAGGTGGTGGGCGGCACGCGCTTCTACGAGCGCAAGGAGATCAAGGACGCCCTCGCCTACCTGCGCGTCCTGGTCAACCCGGACGACGACGTCAACCTCCGCCGGGTGCTTAACGAACCAAAAAGGGGCATCGGCGACCGGGCCGAGGGCGCCGTAGCGGCACTGGCCCAGCGCGAGCGGACCTCCTTTATGGACGCTGCACGCCGTGCCGACCAGGCTCCGGGAATGGCGACCCGGTCCGTGAACGCCGTCCTCGGTTTCGTGAAGCTGCTGGATGACCTCGCCGAGGTGGCTGCCGGCTCCGGCGCCGCGGCGGCGTTGGAGGCTGTCCTGGAGCAGACCGGCTACCTTGCCGCGCTGCGTTCCAGTACTGACCCGCAGGACGAGTCGCGGGTGGAAAACCTGGCGGAACTCGTCGCCGTCGTCCGTGAGTACGAACAGGAGAACCCGGAAGGGTCGCTAAGCGCCTTCCTGGAGCAGGTCTCGCTGGTGGCAGACGCAGACCAGATCCCTGACGCGCCCGGAGCAGACATTGATGCCGCCGTGGCGGAAGCCAAACGGCTGGGCGTAGTCACGCTGATGACACTCCACACCGCGAAGGGCCTCGAGTTCCCGGTGGTGTTCCTGACCGGCATGGAACACGGACTGTTCCCGCACCAACGCTCAGCCACGGACCCCAAGGAACTGGCCGAGGAACGCCGGCTTGCCTATGTAGGCCTTACCCGCGCCCGGAAGCGGCTTTATGTCACCCGGTCCGAGGTCCGCAGCATGTGGGGGCAGAGCCAGTACAACCCTGCCAGCCAGTTCCTCGAGGAGATTCCCGCCGAACTCCTGGAGTGGAAGCGGGAAGGAACCAGCAGGCAGGGCGGCTGGGGGAGCAGCGGTTCCATTGGCTCCAGCCGCTACAGCGGATCCTTCTGGGGTGCAGGGACTGCGCGCGGCGCGTCGGCTGATGCCTCTGCGGGTTTCAATGCCGATGTTCCCGCCGCTATCGCGCGGAACAGGGTACAACCGCAAAAAGAGATTGTTGCAGTCAACGTTGGGGACAAGGTCAACCACACGAGCTTCGGCAACGGAACCGTCCTGGCGCTCGAGGGAGCGGGGGACAAGACAGTGGCCAAGGTGAAGTTCGACGTCGGCGAGAAGCGGCTGCTGCTGCGCTACGCGCCGCTGACCAAGCTCGACGCCTGA
- the sucC gene encoding ADP-forming succinate--CoA ligase subunit beta, with translation MDLFEYQARDMFEAHGVPVLAGIVAYTPEEAKAAAEKIGGVTVVKAQVKVGGRGKAGGVKVAKSADEALEHATNILGMDIKGHTVNKVMIAQGADIAEEYYFSVLLDRANRNYLAMCSVEGGMEIEQLAVERPEALAKIAIDPAVGIDQAKADEIVAAAGFAEELRGKVAAVILKLWDVFKKEDATLVEVNPLVKTGAGEIVALDGKVSLDENAEFRHAKHALLADKDEADPLEAKAKAQDLNYVKLDGEVGIIGNGAGLVMSTLDVVAYAGENHGNVKPANFLDIGGGASAEVMAAGLDVILGDEQVKSVFVNVFGGITACDAVAKGIVGALAELGHSANKPLVVRLDGNNVEEGRRILVEANHPLVTLAATMDEGADKAAELANAAK, from the coding sequence GTGGACCTGTTTGAATACCAGGCGCGCGATATGTTCGAGGCGCACGGTGTACCCGTGCTTGCCGGCATCGTGGCGTACACCCCAGAAGAAGCAAAGGCAGCTGCCGAGAAGATCGGCGGCGTTACTGTCGTTAAAGCACAGGTCAAGGTTGGCGGCCGCGGCAAGGCCGGCGGCGTCAAGGTGGCAAAGTCCGCGGATGAGGCACTTGAACACGCCACCAACATCCTGGGCATGGACATCAAGGGCCACACTGTCAACAAGGTGATGATTGCCCAGGGCGCGGACATTGCCGAGGAATACTACTTCTCCGTCCTGCTGGACCGGGCCAACCGCAACTACCTGGCCATGTGCTCGGTTGAGGGCGGCATGGAAATCGAGCAGCTCGCCGTCGAACGCCCCGAGGCGCTCGCCAAGATCGCCATCGATCCCGCCGTGGGCATCGACCAGGCCAAGGCCGACGAGATCGTCGCGGCCGCCGGCTTCGCTGAGGAACTCCGTGGCAAGGTCGCCGCAGTGATCCTCAAGCTCTGGGACGTCTTCAAGAAGGAAGACGCCACCCTGGTGGAGGTCAACCCGCTCGTCAAGACCGGCGCAGGCGAGATCGTGGCCCTCGACGGCAAGGTCTCGCTGGACGAGAACGCCGAGTTCCGCCACGCAAAGCACGCCCTCCTCGCTGACAAGGATGAGGCTGACCCGCTTGAGGCCAAGGCAAAGGCGCAGGACCTCAACTACGTCAAGCTGGACGGCGAAGTGGGTATCATCGGCAACGGCGCAGGCCTTGTGATGTCCACGCTGGACGTCGTCGCCTACGCCGGTGAAAACCACGGCAACGTGAAGCCTGCCAACTTCCTGGACATCGGTGGTGGAGCATCCGCAGAGGTCATGGCCGCCGGCCTGGACGTCATCCTCGGCGATGAGCAGGTCAAATCCGTCTTCGTGAACGTCTTCGGCGGCATCACCGCCTGTGACGCTGTAGCCAAGGGCATCGTTGGTGCACTGGCCGAACTGGGCCACTCCGCGAACAAGCCGCTGGTAGTCCGCCTTGACGGCAACAACGTTGAGGAAGGCCGCCGCATCCTGGTCGAGGCGAACCACCCGCTGGTTACCCTGGCCGCAACCATGGACGAGGGCGCCGACAAGGCAGCCGAGCTCGCCAACGCAGCTAAGTAA
- the sucD gene encoding succinate--CoA ligase subunit alpha, giving the protein MSIYLNKDSKVIVQGITGGEGTKHTALMLKAGTNIVGGVNARKAGTTVLHGEKEINVYGTVKEAMAETGADVSIVFVPPAFTKNAVVEAIEAGIGLVVVITEGVPVQDSAEFWALAQSKVDADGNQVTRIIGPNCPGIITPGEALVGITPANITGKGPIGLVSKSGTLTYQMMYELRDLGFSTAIGIGGDPIIGTTHIDALAAFEADPETKAIVMIGEIGGDAEERAADFIKANVTKPVVGYVAGFTAPEGKTMGHAGAIVSGSAGTAQAKKEALEAAGVKVGKTPSETAKLLREVYAAL; this is encoded by the coding sequence ATGTCTATCTATCTGAACAAGGACTCCAAGGTCATCGTCCAGGGCATCACCGGCGGCGAAGGCACCAAGCACACCGCCCTGATGCTCAAGGCCGGCACCAACATTGTTGGCGGCGTCAACGCCCGCAAGGCCGGCACCACGGTCCTGCACGGTGAGAAGGAAATCAACGTCTACGGCACCGTCAAGGAAGCCATGGCGGAAACAGGCGCCGACGTTTCCATCGTCTTCGTGCCGCCGGCATTCACCAAGAACGCCGTTGTAGAAGCGATCGAGGCCGGCATCGGCCTGGTCGTCGTGATCACCGAAGGCGTGCCGGTCCAGGACTCTGCCGAGTTCTGGGCGCTGGCCCAGTCCAAGGTTGACGCGGACGGCAACCAGGTCACCCGCATCATCGGACCGAACTGCCCCGGCATCATCACCCCCGGCGAGGCACTGGTCGGCATTACCCCGGCCAACATCACGGGCAAGGGTCCCATCGGCCTGGTTTCCAAGTCCGGAACCCTGACCTACCAGATGATGTACGAACTGCGCGACCTCGGCTTCTCCACCGCCATCGGCATCGGCGGCGACCCCATCATCGGCACCACGCACATTGATGCCCTGGCCGCATTCGAGGCTGACCCCGAGACCAAGGCGATCGTGATGATCGGCGAAATCGGCGGCGACGCCGAAGAGCGCGCGGCTGACTTCATCAAGGCCAACGTCACCAAGCCTGTTGTCGGCTACGTGGCCGGCTTCACCGCTCCCGAGGGCAAGACCATGGGCCACGCCGGCGCCATCGTCTCCGGTTCCGCCGGAACCGCCCAGGCCAAGAAGGAAGCCCTTGAGGCCGCTGGCGTGAAGGTCGGCAAGACGCCGTCCGAAACCGCCAAGCTGCTGCGCGAAGTCTACGCAGCGCTCTAA
- a CDS encoding SRPBCC family protein, with amino-acid sequence MSNSLKLSVPEGVPFIDYEREFDFPAADVFRAHKEPDLIVQWLGPRGYKMEIGHYDFRTGGSYSYLHTGPEGVPYEFRGIFHTVRENEFAIQTFEFGGYPDVVSLEFMTFEDLGNGRCRLRGHSVYPSQEARDGMAQSGMEGGMSEGYERLDELLSGAKV; translated from the coding sequence ATGAGTAATTCCCTGAAACTCAGCGTTCCTGAGGGCGTCCCCTTCATCGACTACGAGCGCGAGTTTGATTTCCCTGCAGCGGACGTCTTCCGGGCCCACAAGGAACCGGACCTGATCGTCCAGTGGCTGGGCCCGCGGGGCTACAAGATGGAGATCGGCCACTACGATTTCCGGACCGGCGGCAGCTACAGCTACCTGCACACCGGCCCCGAAGGGGTGCCCTACGAGTTCAGGGGCATCTTCCACACGGTCCGCGAGAACGAATTCGCCATCCAGACCTTTGAGTTCGGCGGCTACCCGGACGTGGTGAGCCTGGAATTCATGACCTTCGAGGACCTCGGCAATGGACGGTGCCGCCTGCGGGGCCACTCCGTCTACCCAAGCCAGGAGGCGCGCGACGGGATGGCCCAGTCCGGAATGGAAGGCGGCATGAGCGAGGGCTACGAGCGGCTGGACGAACTCCTCAGCGGCGCCAAGGTCTGA
- a CDS encoding ArsR/SmtB family transcription factor: protein MNSESAALDSAFMALADPVRRSIIARLSRGPATVNELAEPFEISKQAVSKHIQVLEQAGLVTRTRDAQRRPVHLNPARLEALTAWIDQYRLVREGQFRSLDAVLRSHAAASSDPSPRSHHE, encoded by the coding sequence ATGAACTCCGAAAGCGCAGCCTTGGACTCGGCCTTCATGGCCTTGGCCGATCCCGTGCGGCGGAGCATCATCGCCCGGCTCAGCCGGGGCCCGGCCACCGTGAACGAATTGGCGGAACCGTTTGAGATCTCCAAGCAGGCGGTCTCAAAACATATCCAGGTACTCGAGCAGGCGGGACTGGTCACCCGGACCAGGGATGCGCAGCGCCGGCCCGTCCACCTGAACCCGGCGCGGCTTGAGGCGCTGACAGCCTGGATCGACCAGTACAGGCTGGTCCGCGAAGGGCAGTTCCGGAGCCTCGACGCCGTACTTAGATCACATGCTGCGGCCAGCAGCGATCCATCTCCAAGGAGTCATCATGAGTAA
- a CDS encoding tautomerase family protein encodes MPLVRIDVNQGRSQEDLQQLSRGIHDAILAEYGIPERDYFHILTEHPAGQIFAQDAGLGFERTSGVVMIQIFTQGGRSQEAKQRLFAAVADKLAEVGIAGEDVFIGYVENTAGDWSFGFGRAQYVTGELAVPRK; translated from the coding sequence TTGCCACTCGTTCGTATCGATGTAAACCAGGGCCGCAGCCAGGAAGACCTGCAGCAGTTGAGCAGGGGAATCCACGACGCCATCCTTGCCGAATACGGCATTCCGGAGCGCGATTACTTCCACATCCTCACCGAGCATCCCGCCGGGCAGATCTTTGCCCAGGATGCCGGACTCGGTTTTGAGCGGACAAGCGGTGTGGTGATGATCCAGATCTTCACCCAGGGCGGACGGTCGCAGGAGGCAAAGCAGCGGCTCTTTGCTGCCGTGGCGGACAAGCTCGCCGAGGTGGGGATCGCTGGCGAGGACGTGTTCATTGGCTACGTGGAGAACACTGCCGGCGACTGGTCCTTCGGCTTTGGCCGCGCCCAGTATGTTACCGGCGAGCTTGCCGTACCCCGGAAATAG
- the iolC gene encoding 5-dehydro-2-deoxygluconokinase — protein sequence MTHELLTIGRISVDIYPNDIGVDLEDVTSFGKYLGGSPSNVAVAAARHGRRTGVITRTGDDAFGKYLHRELKKFNVDDTFVTPVREWPTAVTFCAIKPATDEFPLYFYGRFPTAPDLQIKAEELDLDAIRDARIFWSTVTGLCQEPSRSAHIAAHEARPHAGLKDGQFTILDLDYRPMFWASEEEAREQVGRILPHVTVAIGNDKECAVAVGEGTPDEQADRLLAAGVEIAVVKLGAEGVMAKTRTERVVSAPVPVETVNGLGAGDSFGGAFCHGLLSGWPLAQVLDYANAAGAIVASRLSCADAMPTPEEVTSLLAERGRLVPGQFATEGAAL from the coding sequence GTGACCCACGAACTGCTCACCATCGGGCGCATCAGCGTTGATATCTACCCGAATGACATTGGGGTGGACCTGGAAGACGTGACGTCCTTCGGCAAGTACCTCGGCGGATCGCCGTCGAACGTTGCGGTAGCAGCCGCCCGGCATGGCCGCCGGACCGGCGTGATTACCCGCACCGGTGACGACGCTTTCGGCAAGTACCTCCACCGGGAACTGAAGAAGTTCAACGTTGACGATACCTTCGTCACCCCGGTCAGGGAATGGCCCACGGCGGTGACGTTCTGTGCGATCAAGCCGGCCACGGACGAGTTCCCGCTCTACTTTTACGGGCGTTTCCCTACTGCCCCGGATCTGCAGATCAAGGCCGAAGAGCTTGACCTGGACGCCATCCGCGACGCGCGGATCTTCTGGTCCACGGTGACGGGCCTGTGCCAGGAGCCGAGCCGAAGCGCGCACATTGCCGCTCATGAGGCCCGCCCGCACGCCGGGCTCAAGGACGGCCAGTTCACCATCCTGGACCTGGACTACCGGCCCATGTTCTGGGCCTCCGAAGAGGAAGCCCGGGAACAGGTCGGCCGTATCCTGCCGCACGTGACCGTGGCCATTGGCAACGACAAGGAATGCGCGGTGGCCGTTGGGGAGGGGACGCCTGATGAGCAGGCTGACCGCCTCCTGGCAGCCGGCGTTGAGATTGCCGTCGTGAAGCTTGGCGCCGAAGGCGTCATGGCGAAGACCCGCACCGAGCGTGTTGTCTCCGCACCGGTACCGGTGGAAACGGTCAACGGCCTTGGCGCCGGCGATTCCTTCGGTGGAGCCTTCTGCCACGGCCTGCTCTCAGGCTGGCCGCTGGCCCAGGTCCTGGACTACGCCAACGCTGCCGGCGCGATCGTCGCCTCCCGCCTTTCCTGCGCCGACGCGATGCCGACGCCGGAGGAAGTCACCTCGCTGCTTGCCGAACGCGGCCGCCTGGTTCCTGGTCAGTTTGCCACCGAAGGAGCAGCACTGTGA
- a CDS encoding Cgl0159 family (beta/alpha)8-fold protein, which produces MTLTPLASNNALDDDPRRYAHLSTIRLEDPDAIARAAKARRRHPGLKYGKQNFIVAADHPARGALAVGSDPVAMADRRQLLDRLQIALANPDVDGVLASPDIMDDLLLLGALEGKLVFGSMNRGGLAGLVNEFDDRFTGHTAAALEALGADGGKMLTRICLGDPDTVVTLEATAKAIDSLAERKLIAMVEPFLSVRENGRVRNDLSTDAVIKSIAIAEGLGSTSAYTWMKLPVVANMERVMAATTMPTVLLGGDPDSSQDEVFASWQAALALPGVQGLTVGRTLLYPAGGDVAGAVATAASLLNHTTPNRTEEVSE; this is translated from the coding sequence GTGACCCTCACGCCCCTCGCCTCGAACAATGCCCTGGACGACGACCCCCGCCGCTACGCCCACCTGAGCACCATCCGGCTTGAAGACCCGGACGCCATAGCCCGGGCCGCGAAGGCACGGCGCCGCCACCCCGGCCTGAAATACGGCAAGCAAAACTTCATTGTGGCTGCGGACCACCCCGCACGCGGCGCCCTTGCCGTCGGTTCGGATCCCGTGGCCATGGCAGACCGCCGGCAGTTGCTGGACCGGCTGCAAATTGCACTGGCCAACCCGGACGTGGACGGCGTGCTTGCCTCGCCGGATATCATGGACGACCTGCTGCTGCTCGGCGCGCTTGAGGGCAAGCTGGTTTTCGGCTCGATGAACCGCGGCGGGCTCGCGGGCCTGGTCAACGAATTCGATGACCGCTTCACCGGCCACACGGCAGCAGCTCTTGAGGCCCTTGGTGCCGATGGCGGCAAGATGCTGACGCGCATCTGCCTCGGGGACCCGGACACGGTTGTCACTCTCGAAGCAACAGCCAAGGCTATTGATTCGCTTGCCGAGCGTAAGCTGATCGCCATGGTGGAGCCCTTCCTGTCGGTCCGGGAAAACGGCCGCGTCCGGAACGACCTTTCAACGGACGCCGTGATCAAGTCCATCGCCATCGCTGAGGGCTTGGGCTCCACGAGCGCCTACACGTGGATGAAGCTTCCCGTCGTTGCGAACATGGAACGGGTCATGGCGGCCACCACCATGCCCACTGTCCTGCTGGGCGGGGACCCGGACAGCAGCCAGGACGAGGTTTTCGCAAGCTGGCAGGCAGCCCTCGCGCTGCCCGGGGTGCAGGGCCTTACCGTTGGCCGGACACTCCTGTACCCGGCCGGCGGCGATGTTGCCGGCGCCGTTGCCACCGCCGCCTCGCTGCTGAACCACACCACCCCAAACCGAACCGAAGAAGTATCGGAGTAG